The genomic interval AATGTATTTTCCGCTATTTATAAAACGCCACAAATTGAATTTATTGAAATGCCTGCTGATTTAAATTTGTCATATCAAAATTATACTTGTGCAGATATGAATAAGTTAAAAAGCATTGGTTATAATAAGCCAGTTTCAAATTTTAAAAATGCAATTCAGGAATATGTTTCTGGATATTTATCAAATTCTAAGATATATTGATTGTCCTTAATTCTGAGAAGCTCCGCTTTGTGTTTTATTTTGTTTAATTTTAGTAAGGGGAGTTGTCTGCTTATTCTGGTATTTTAAAATATGTAGTTTGTGATTGTTCTGTAATAAACCGCATACTATCGCCTTCCATCATTTGAATTTTATATGCCGAAGTATAATTTTCAAATTTAAAATAAATGGAATCCCCTAGAATAGAATACGGAAGTTTTTGTCCTGGTTCTTCTTCCAAGAAATGTATTTGTGTTTCATCTATTTTAAATGTTGGACTTCCTGTTGGTGTTTGAGACCAGGTACCCTGGAGATCTTGTTTCTGTATTGATTTATAGATGATATACTTAGTTTTCGGTTCTTTACAAGATAAAAAAATTAAAATTGTAATTAAATAATAGGAATGCCTCATTTTAATTGAATTATTGATTCATAACAAAGATAATTAGATAAATTTGAGCCAAGAAGACATTTTGTTTAGAGCAATTTATTAGATTTATGTCGGATACGTATGATTATATAATTGTTGGAGCTGGGTCTGCCGGCTGTGTAATTGCAAACAAATTGAGTGAAAACCCTGCCACAAAGGTATTGTTAATAGAAGCTGGAGGTACAGATAAAAATATATTGGTACAAGCACCCGCTGCTTTTTCTCAAATGTTTAAAACGAAAAGAGATTGGTGTTTTGAAACAGATCTTCAAGCCCACTTGAATCAACAAAAAATGTATTTTCCAAGAGGTAAAATGATCGGTGGCTGCAGCAGTATCAATGCTATGATTTTTACAAGACCTCACAAGTCAGATATTGAATCCTGGACTGCTTTTGGCATTCATAATTGGTCCTGGGAAGCATGTTTAAAATCCATGATTCGGGTAGAGGAACAAATGGGTTTTTTTCACAACAACCAGGATGCATATAATTCGGAGCATTATCATATACATCCATTGACACAAAGATTTTTAAGTGCATGTTCGTTATATGGTTTGGAAACGAGAAAAACAAATTCTTCCATTGAACCTGGTGCAAAGGTTTTTTTACGCAATATTAAAAATGGAAAGCGATTTAGTGCTGCCGATGCATATTTACATTTGATTGCATCTCGTAAAAATTTAGTAGTTAGCAAGAATAGTCAGGTTCTTAAAGTTGATATCGAAAACAAAACTGCAATTGGAGTTGAAATCCTTAGAAATAACAAAAAGGAATATATTCAATGTAAAAAGGAAGTAATACTTAGCGCGGGAGCAATTCAAAGTCCGCAATTATTAATGCTATCAGGAATTGGCAATGTTGAAGAATTAGATGCGCAGGGTATAAAAATTCAATGTAATCTTTCAAATGTTGGTAAGCATTTAAAAGATCACCTAATTTGTGGAATGGCGTATCGATTAAAAAAGGGAATTACTTCTTTGGATTCATTAAATACATTGGTTCCAGGAATTCAGGCAGCATTTCAATTTTTAATAAACGCAAAAGGTCCGTTAACGAGTAATATCGCAGAAGCAGGCGCATTTTTAAATTTCAAGAATACCGAAATTCGTCCGGATTTGCAATTTCATTTCGGGCCTGTATTTTTTATTCAGCATGGATTTATTAAACCTAAACCGCATGGTATTAGTTTTGGTCCAACATTGCTTCATCCTCAGAGTACAGGTTCTGTTTCTTTAAAAAGTTCAAACCCTTTAGAAGCACCAAAGATTCAACCGAATTATTATTCTTCCACAGATGATTTAAATTTAATGGTGGAAGGATTAAAAATAACCGAAAAAATCAGTTCCCAATCACCACTTTCAGAAGTAATTGAAACCTTGGAATTTCCGGCTGAAAAGCCAAAAACAAATTCAGATTACATAAACCACTTACGAGCGTATAGTCAAACATTATATCACCCAACCGGGACCTGTAGAATGAGTGCAAATAAAGATGGTGTTGTGGATGGTCAATTAAAAGTTAAAGGAATTCATGGTTTACGTGTTTGCGATGCATCGATCATTCCAGGTACGATTAGCAGCAACATACAAGGGACGGTGATGATGATCGCTGATCATTTTGCAACCAATATATTGTAGATTTAGATGGGAACCAATTGTTAATTGAGCTGTTATTATTTTCTAATCTATAAACTATGAGTGAAACTGTTTTTGATTTTAAAAGAGATGTTGTTGATATTAGTTTTGAAAAGCCAGTATTGATTGACTTTTGGGCATCTTGGTGCGGTCCATGTAAAATTTTAGGACCCATATTGGAAGCCTTAGAAGTGGAAAGCAATGAAAGCTGGAATCTGGTTAAAATTAATACAGAAGAAGAGCAGGAAATTGCCGCTTATTTTAGAATTCAAAGTATTCCAAGTTGTAAATTAATTTATGAAGGAAAGATCGCTGGAGAGTTTACAGGAGTTCAATCAAAAGAGTTTGTCAGAAAATGGCTGGATGATCTCTTTATACAATTGGAAATTCCTCAAGTTGTAGAGGCTCAGGTGGATGATTTTGATGAATTATTAGCTGGAAGCTTAGTATTTCCTGATCCTAAATTAGTGGAACAATTACAATTATTTTGTTCGGGTAACCCGGATCATATGGAAGCTATTTTGACTTTGGCTAAGCACGAAGTATTTTTTAATTCGGAAATAGCGATTGCAAGATTAATACCGTTCAAAGAACAAAAATTAGTGGGCGAGCAACTGGAGGATATGCAGGTTATTGCGGAATGGTTAAGTCAAGATTTTACAGAAAAAGAAACGGCTGCAAAACAATTGGAAGTAGCAAAAAAACATATCTTGAATTCAGAAATTGAAAAATGCATTATTTGTCTAATCGATGCAGTACATGCGAATGTTAAATTTAAAAATGAACTAGCTCGAAAAGTAGGTATTGCACTTTTTCATTTCTTAGGAAATCAGCATACGGTTACAAAGGATTACCGAAAACTTTTTGATATGGCCATTTATTGAAAATTTGTTAAAATATTTTGAAGAATACTTTTAAGGTAATAGGATTAATGTCAGGTACTTCTTTGGATGGACTGGATATGGCCTATGTTTCTTTTTCTCGAAATGAATCTATTCATTTCGAATTGTTAAATGCAGAATGTATACCCTATAGTAAATTGTGGAAAGATAAATTGTCGAATGCATTTTATTTAGATGAAAGTAGTTTGAAAGAACTGGATACTGAATATGGAAATTGGCTTGGTAACACCGTTTTAAATTTTATCAAAACGAATAATCTTGAGCCAGATCTTATTGCTTCTCATGGTCATACTATTTTTCACAGACCACAAAATGGATATACACTACAAATTGGTGCTGGAAAAAGGATCCATGAAATTACACAAACTACGCTGATCAATAATTTCAGAGTTCAAGATGTAGAACTTGGTGGACAAGGAGCACCTCTGGTTCCAATGGGTGATGAAATTTTATTTTCTGAGTATGATTTTTGTTTAAACCTTGGAGGTTTTTCAAATATTTCCTGGAAGCAGAATGGAATCCGATATGCTTGTGATATCGGACCTTGTAATATTTTACTAAATAGTATTTGTAAACGATTGCAAATAGAATAT from Saprospiraceae bacterium carries:
- a CDS encoding GMC family oxidoreductase N-terminal domain-containing protein, translating into MSDTYDYIIVGAGSAGCVIANKLSENPATKVLLIEAGGTDKNILVQAPAAFSQMFKTKRDWCFETDLQAHLNQQKMYFPRGKMIGGCSSINAMIFTRPHKSDIESWTAFGIHNWSWEACLKSMIRVEEQMGFFHNNQDAYNSEHYHIHPLTQRFLSACSLYGLETRKTNSSIEPGAKVFLRNIKNGKRFSAADAYLHLIASRKNLVVSKNSQVLKVDIENKTAIGVEILRNNKKEYIQCKKEVILSAGAIQSPQLLMLSGIGNVEELDAQGIKIQCNLSNVGKHLKDHLICGMAYRLKKGITSLDSLNTLVPGIQAAFQFLINAKGPLTSNIAEAGAFLNFKNTEIRPDLQFHFGPVFFIQHGFIKPKPHGISFGPTLLHPQSTGSVSLKSSNPLEAPKIQPNYYSSTDDLNLMVEGLKITEKISSQSPLSEVIETLEFPAEKPKTNSDYINHLRAYSQTLYHPTGTCRMSANKDGVVDGQLKVKGIHGLRVCDASIIPGTISSNIQGTVMMIADHFATNIL
- a CDS encoding anhydro-N-acetylmuramic acid kinase, translated to MSGTSLDGLDMAYVSFSRNESIHFELLNAECIPYSKLWKDKLSNAFYLDESSLKELDTEYGNWLGNTVLNFIKTNNLEPDLIASHGHTIFHRPQNGYTLQIGAGKRIHEITQTTLINNFRVQDVELGGQGAPLVPMGDEILFSEYDFCLNLGGFSNISWKQNGIRYACDIGPCNILLNSICKRLQIEYDKDGFLAKKGKSIESLLEKWNQIAFYFLSPPKSLGREWFEQQFKDDIFNKEYIEIDLLATAIQHIAFQLNQFINFCISQFNTRKLKYRVLITGGGANHVFLVQKLRELSNRNLQFEIPDASLVNYKEAIVFALLGYLRWQGENNVLSSVTGSIRDHCSGDIFNG
- a CDS encoding tetratricopeptide repeat protein, with translation MSETVFDFKRDVVDISFEKPVLIDFWASWCGPCKILGPILEALEVESNESWNLVKINTEEEQEIAAYFRIQSIPSCKLIYEGKIAGEFTGVQSKEFVRKWLDDLFIQLEIPQVVEAQVDDFDELLAGSLVFPDPKLVEQLQLFCSGNPDHMEAILTLAKHEVFFNSEIAIARLIPFKEQKLVGEQLEDMQVIAEWLSQDFTEKETAAKQLEVAKKHILNSEIEKCIICLIDAVHANVKFKNELARKVGIALFHFLGNQHTVTKDYRKLFDMAIY